A genomic stretch from Seriola aureovittata isolate HTS-2021-v1 ecotype China chromosome 13, ASM2101889v1, whole genome shotgun sequence includes:
- the myo10l1 gene encoding unconventional myosin-X, with the protein MDAFFAEGARVWVREKEQLVPATVNSCGDGTLVVTTDYGEVLYLQQAEVTRERVYAMHQSSIDGVEDMSALAELHEAAIMHNLYQRYQKDAIYTNIGSILAAVNPYKQISGMYDPERVDLYSKHHLGELPPHIFAVANECYRCIWKRHDSQCVLISGESGAGKTESTKLLLQFLSVMSQKSAGTAPSEKTTRVEQAIVQSSPIMEAFGNAKTVYNNNSSRFGKFIQLHFSEGGNIQGGCIIDYLLEKNRVVRQNPGERNYHIFYALLAGANKEHKSLYFLEDPAESFHYLSQSGCLKDKSLNDKELFNSVMEALKVLEFTEEEIRDMFKLLSGVLQLGNIEFMTAGGAQITTKQVVTDASELLGLDAFQLSEVLTQRSIILRGEEICSPLTIEQAVDSRDSVAMALYSQCFSWIILKINQKVKGKENFKSIGILDIFGFENFEVNRFEQFNINYANEKLQEYFNKHIFSLEQLEYNREGVQWDAIDWMDNAECLDLIEKKLGLLALVNEESRFPKGTDFTLLEKLHSRHSTNPYYVKPRLADHQFGIKHYAGEVLYDVRGILEKNRDTFRDDILNMLKDSRLDFIYDLFEKVGSRNNEEKMGTARRKPTVSSQFRDSLHALMATLSVSNPFFIRCIKPNMQKNPNVFDPEVVLNQLRYSGMLETVKIRRAGFPVRRTFKDFFSRYKIILKEKVAAAGDDKKRNTDLLMKYDKTKKEWQLGKTKVFLKESLEQRLEKDRDEVRRQAAMIIRAHLLTFSAKKHFKCVRASVVTLQKHFRKHIQRRRFVKRRKAALVLQKHRRGQVARARVRKLREEKKKREDEQKKKEEEEKKTPGEGEQGEADEGAEMKTKSSEDEARQMEEILQLEREIERLQKKREDEVSQLCESSKQELQLRRDAELKRMKKEASRKATELIDLLNFGGVDPSLGAVGAKPAAEAKAPKRKSAARGASKEEEVDEGFHAEEECIPLPDFPPPAETDAPVDQEIFAQLPPPPPAFAEGTVPPAPPPPPPLSTDGAPAAGIPPPPPLPPPEDGSAAPPPQPPPPPIPPPPPPGEGEKKEGAKVEPERKVSMVESLVDGEEPIYSMPADTESDYDQEEEEGSVNAGDDSSVSGSNRGSAAVADEEHPRKSTCTNASIESYRGSSDSYADSDDEHDGMMDTDEEVTNGRVTLLNGNGPPYFHGYLYMKAGLMIPWRRRWCVLKDETFMWFRSKQESLKSGWLYKKGGGLSTLSRRNWKMRWFVLRDSKLMYYENDSEEKLKGTIDIRAAKEIMDNHEKENALNIVTDERTYQVFAESPEDASGWFNVLSKVRVCTPEQLLEMSHEQANPKNAVGTLDVGLIDSVCASDNPDRPNSFVIITANRVIHCNSDTPEEMHHWISLLQKPKGDARIDGQEFLVRGWLQKEMKTNAKSTSLKLKKRWFVLTHNSLDYYKSSERNSSKMGTLVLNSLCSVIQPDERVHRETGYWNIIVYGRKHSYRLYTKMLNEAMRWTAAIQGVIDSKTPIETPTLQLIRDIKENSVNPDIVEQMYRRNPILRYTQHPLHSPLLPLPYGEVTTLQRQQGYASLQDEAVRVFNSLQEMETLADTVPIIQGILQTCQDLRPLRDEVYCQVIKQTNHVPQPNSPANRAHWHLLTCMSCTFLPSRAILRYLRFHLKRVRERYPGTEIERYAAFIGESLKKTKTREFVPSQEEIAALLVRQEMSTTVYCHGGGSCKISINSHTTAGEVVEKLIRGLAMEESKNLFSLFEHNACTDRALESRVIVADVLAKFERLAGSEEEEEEGEWKLYFKLYCFLDVESMPKEGVEFAFMFEQAHESLISGHFPGSEETLQHLAALRLQYLHGDGAGRAGWSLGSVYPIGRLRNRILHSTKPGVGAAGGAGVGGGGGVGDGKGLVGGQGGVPIGTEKRKTPSFLDGTLRRSFKTGSLKKQKVEEEQMLEMWVKEETSATRTSVLEKWTRLQGMPQHQAMLKYMSIIKEWPGYGSTLFDVECKEGGFPHDLWLSVSADNVSVYKRGEPKPLETFQYEHITFFGASQPCTYKIIVDEREMFFETPLVGEITKIMRAYINMMVKKRCSIMSVTSVASSWVR; encoded by the exons gtGTTGTACTTGCAGCAGGCAGAGGTTACCAGGGAGCGGGTGTATGCTATGCACCAGTCCAGCATCGATGGGGTGGAGGACATGTCTGCGCTGGCCGAGCTGCATGAGGCCGCCATCATGCACAACCTGTACCAGCGCTACCAGAAGGATGCCATCTAT ACTAATATCGGCAGCATCCTGGCAGCTGTCAACCCCTACAAGCAGATCTCAGGTATGTATGACCCAGAGAGGGTGGACCTTTACTCCAAGCACCATCTAGGGGAGCTGCCACCACACATCTTTGCTGTGGCCAACGAATGCTACCGCTGCATCTGGAAACGCCACGACAGCCAGTGTGTTCTCATCAG tgGTGAATCAGGTGCAGGGAAGACGGAGAGCACTAAACTGTTGCTGCAGTTCCTGTCAGTGATGAGCCAGAAATCAGCCGGGACTGCTCCATCAGAGAAAACCACACGTGTGGAGCAGGCCATCGTACAGAGCAG TCCGATCATGGAAGCGTTTGGTAACGCAAAGACTGTTTACAACAACAACTCCAGTCGCTTTGGAAAGTTCATCCAGCTTCACTTCTCTGAGGGCGGCAACATCCAGGGAGGCTGCATCATCGACT ATTTACTGGAAAAG AACCGCGTAGTACGACAAAACCCTGGAGAACGAAACTACCACATCTTCTACGCTCTGCTGGCGGGAGCTAACAAAGAGCATAAAA GCCTTTACTTCCTCGAGGACCCCGCTGAATCTTTCCACTacctcagccaatcaggatgTCTGAAGGACAAGAGCCTGAATGACAAAGAACTGTTTAACAGCGTTATG GAGGCGCTGAAGGTGTTAGAgttcacagaggaggagatcagAGACATGTTTAAGCTGCTGTCAGGCGTCTTACAGCTGGGAAACATCGAGTTCATGACTGCAGGAGGAGCCCAGATCACCACGAAACAGG TGGTCACTGATGCCAGTGAACTGCTGGGCCTGGATGCCTTTCAGCTGTCTGAAGTCCTGACTCAGCGATCCATAATactcagaggagaggaaatctGCTCCCCGCTCACTATAGAGCAG GCTGTGGATTCCCGGGACTCTGTTGCCATGGCGTTATATTCCCAGTGTTTCTCCTGGATCATCCTCAAGATCAATCAGAAAGTCAAAGGGAAGGAAAACTTTAAATCCATCGGCATCCTCGACATCTTCGGCTTTGAAAACTTTGAG GTGAATCGGTTTGAACAGTTTAACATCAACTACGCCAACGAGAAACTTCAGGAGTACTTTAATAAGCACATCTTCTccctggagcagctggagtACAACAG GGAGGGTGTTCAGTGGGATGCCATAGACTGGATGGACAATGCAGAGTGTCTTGACCTTATAGAGAAG AAACTGGGCTTGTTGGCACTGGTGAATGAAGAGAGTCGATTCCCCAAAGGAACAGACTTCACTTTGCTGGAGAAGTTGCACAGCAGACACTCT ACAAACCCTTATTATGTGAAGCCCAGACTTGCTGATCATCAGTTTGGTATCAAACATTATGCCGGGGAG GTCTTGTATGACGTTAGAGGAATCCTGGAGAAGAACAGAGACACCTTCAGAGACGACATCCTAAACATGCTCAAGGACAGCAG ACTGGACTTCATCTATGACTTGTTTGAGAAGGTTGGCAGCAGGAACAACGAGGAGAAGATGGGAACAGCCAGGCGCAAACCTACTGTGAGCTCCCAGTTCAGG GACTCCCTTCATGCTCTCATGGCCACTCTGAGTGTATCCAACCCTTTCTTCATCCGCTGCATTAAACCCAACATGCAAAAG AATCCAAATGTGTTTGACCCAGAGGTCGTCCTGAACCAGCTGAGGTATTCTGGGATGCTGGAGACTGTGAAGATCCGTCGTGCTGGGTTCCCCGTCCGCAGGACTTTCAAAGACTTTTTCTCTCG GTATAAGATCATTCTGAAAGAAAAAGTAGCAGCAGCTGGAGATGATAAAAAGAGGAATACAGACCTTCTCATGAAATATGACAAGACCAAGAAGGAGTGGCAGTTAGGCAAGACCAAG GTGTTTTTGAAAGAGTCTCTGGAGCAGCGTTTAGAGAAAGACAGGGATGAAGTCCGTCGCCAGGCTGCTATGATAATCCGAGCTCACCTTCTCACCTTCTCTGCCAA GAAGCACTTCAAGTGTGTACGCGCCAGTGTCGTCACCCTCCAGAAACACTTCCGCAAGCACATCCAGCGCAGGCGATTCGTGAAGCGACGCAAGGCAGCTCTGGTGCTCCAGAAACACAGGCGAGGCCAGGTGGCGCGTGCTCGTGTTCGAAAGCTCcgagaggagaagaagaagagggaggatgagcagaagaagaaagaggaggaagagaagaaaacgCCTGGTGAAGGGGAGCAGGGGGAAGCGGATGAAGGAGCAGAGATGAAGACAAAATCGTCAGAG GATGAGGCCCGGCAGATGGAGGAGATCCTGCAGTTGGAGCGAGAGATCGAGCGcttgcagaagaagagagaggacgAGGTATCGCAGCTGTGTGAGTCCTCCAaacaggagctgcagctgcgCCGGGACGCTGAGCTCAAACGGATGAAGAAGGAGGCTTCTCGCAAGGCCACAGAGCTCATCGACCTCCTGAACTTCGGAGGCGTGGATCCCTCCCTTGGAGCAGTAGGAGCGAAGCCTGCTGCCGAGGCGAAAGCTCCGAAAAGGAAGAGTGCCGCCAGAGGTGCAtccaaagaggaggaggtggatgaaggCTTCCATGCTGAGGAGGAGTGCATCCCTCTCCCTGacttccctcctcctgctgagaCAGATGCTCCTGTGGATCAGGAGATATTTGCTCagctccctcctcccccacctgcCTTTGCAGAGGGGACGGTGCCTCCtgcaccacctcctccacctcctctgtccACAGACGGTGCACCTGCCGCTGGaattcctccccctcctcctctgcctccacctgAAGATGGCTCTGCTGCCCCTCCACCTcaacctccacctcctcctataccacctccacctcccccgggagagggggagaagaaggagggagcCAAGGTGGAGCCGGAGAGGAAGGTAAGCATGGTGGAGAGCCTGGTGGACGGGGAAGAGCCAATTTACAGCATGCCGGCCGACACAGAGTCGGATTacgaccaggaggaggaggaagggtcCGTCAATGCGGGAGATGACAGCTCTGTATCCGGGAGCAACCGTGGCAGCGCCGCGGTGGCGGACGAGGAGCACCCGAGGAAGTCAACCTGCACCAACGCCAGCATCGAGTCCTACAGAGGCAGCTCCGACTCT TATGCAGACAGTGATGATGAGCATGATGGGATGATGGACACTGATGAGGAAGTGACAAACGGCAGAGTGACTTTGCTTAATGGAAATGGGCCGCCATATTTCCATGGCTACCTCTACATGAAGG CTGGACTGATGATCCCGTGGCGGAGGCGCTGGTGTGTGCTGAAAGATGAAACCTTCATGTGGTTCCGGTCCAAACAAGAGTCTCTGAAGTCCGGCTGGCTCTACAAGAAAGGAGGAGGCCTCTCTACTCTGTCACGGAG AAACTGGAAGATGCGTTGGTTTGTGCTGAGGGACAGCAAGCTGATGTACTACGAGAACGACAGTGAGGAGAAGCTGAAGGGAACCATCGATATCAGAGCTGCCAA GGAGATCATGGATAATCATGAGAAGGAGAACGCTCTGAACATCGTGACGGATGAGAGAACCTATCAGGTGTTTGCTGAGTCACCAGAGGATGCAAG tGGCTGGTTTAATGTCCTCAGTAAGGTGCGTGTTTGCACTcctgagcagctgctggagatgtCCCACGAACAGGCCAATCCAAAGAACGCTGTG GGAACCCTTGACGTCGGGCTGATCGACTCTGTTTGTGCGTCAGACAACCCTGATCG GCCCAACTCTTTTGTCATCATTACTGCCAACCGTGTGATCCACTGCAACAGTGACACACCAGAGGAGATGCATCACTGGATCAGTCTGCTGCAGAAACCCAAAGGAGACGCCAGGATCGACGGGCAGGAGTTCCTTGTCAGAG GTTGGCTCCAAAAGGAAATGAAGACGAACGCTAAGAGCACATCCCTGAAGCTGAAGAAGCGCTGGTTTGTTTTGACCCACAACTCCCTGGATTACTACAAGAGCTCAGAGCGAAACTCCTCCAAGATGGGAACTCTGGTCCTTAactccctctgctctgtcatTCAGCCAGATGAACGAGTGCACAGGGAGACAg gttACTGGAACATCATCGTGTACGGGAGGAAGCATTCCTACCGCCTCTACACCAAGATGCTGAATGAGGCCATGAGGTGGACAGCTGCTATACAGGGAGTCATAGACAGCAAGACCCCCATAGAAACTCCGACTCTGCAGCTGATCAGAGACATCAAG GAGAACAGTGTGAACCCAGATATAGTGGAGCAGATGTACAGGAGAAACCCCATCCTCAGATACACTCAGCACCCTCTGCACTCCCCTCTACTGCCGCTCCCTTATGGAGAGGTCACCACCC TGCAAAGGCAGCAGGGTTACGCCAGCCTGCAGGATGAGGCGGTGCGAGTGTTCAACTCGCTGCAGGAGATGGAGACTCTGGCAGACACCGTGCCCATCATTCAGGGCATCCTGCAGACCTGCCAGGACCTGCGCCCTCTCAGGGATGAG gtaTATTGTCAGGTGATCAAGCAGACCAATCATGTACCTCAGCCTAACAGCCCAGCCAATCGGGCACACTGGCACCTGCTCACCTGCATGAGCTGCACCTTCCTGCCCAGTCGAGCCATCCTCCGATACCTCCGCTTCCACCTcaagag GGTACGTGAGCGCTATCCCGGCACAGAGATCGAGCGCTACGCTGCTTTCATCGGGGAATCCCTGAAGAAGACCAAGACTCGTGAGTTTGTTCCCTCTCAGGAGGAGATCGCCGCCCTGCTGGTGAGACAGGAGATGAGCACCACCGTTTACTGCCATGGCGGAGGCTCCTGCAAGATCTCCATCAATTCGCACACCACAGCTGGAGAG gttgTGGAGAAGCTGATCAGAGGCCTGGCCATGGAGGAAAGCAAGaacctgttttctttgtttgaacaCAACGCCTGCACAGACCGAGCTTTGGAGAGCAGAGTGATTGTGGCAGATGTTCTGGCCAAGTTTGAAAG ATTGGCAGGtagtgaagaagaggaggaggaaggagagtggAAACTCTACTTCAAACTCTACTGCTTCTTGGATGTGGAGAGCATGCCCAAAGAGGGAGTGGAGTTTGCTTTCATGTTTGAACAG gctcATGAGTCCCTGATAAGTGGTCACTTCCCAGGGTCAGAGGAGACTTTGCAGCATCTGGCCGCTTTACGCCTCCAGTATCTCCACGGCGACGGTGCAGGCCGGGCTGGATGGAGCCTGGGAAGCGTTTATCCAATCGGACGTCTCCGCAATCGCATCCTCCACTCCACCAAGCCGGGCGTGGGGGCTGCAGGTGGCGCTGGAGTAGGCGgcggaggaggagtgggagacGGGAAGGGCTTGGTTGGAGGACAAGGAGGTGTTCCTATCGGAACGGAGAAACGAAAGACCCCGAGCTTCCTGGATGGTACTCTGAGGAGGAGCTTCAAGACTGGTTCACTGAAGAAACAGAAG gtggaggaggagcagatgtTGGAGATGTGGGTGAAAGAGGAGACCTCAGCCACACGGACCAGCGTGCTGGAGAAGTGGACCCGACTGCAGGGAATGCCCCAGCACCAGGCCATGCTTAAATATATGAGCATCATTAAGGAGTGGCCTGGATATGGATCTACTCTGTTTGACGTGGAG TGTAAAGAAGGCGGTTTCCCTCACGACCTGTGGCTGAGTGTGAGTGCTGacaatgtgtctgtgtataaACGAGGTGAACCCAAACCTCTGGAGACCTTCCAGTACGAACACATCACCTTCTTCGGGGCTTCTCAGCCCTGCACCTACAAGATCATCGTGGATGAGAGGGAGATGTTCTTTGAGACGCCATTG gttGGAGAGATCACCAAGATCATGAGGGCCTACATTAATATGATGGTGAAGAAACGTTGCAGCATCATGTCAGTGACCAGCGTCGCCAGTTCCTGGGTCAGGTGA